A genome region from Leptotrichia wadei includes the following:
- a CDS encoding Rep family protein, whose product MNKKIKQEKQEKEKKTDSKGRRYRNFKIVQFLQNNQTGEKLLDVEKFHKMLAMSKKVSKYAFILHDKDCLTYFQGGECKYYKDELGNKVKKEKHIHCYIAFKNACTVKSISKALGIPEGLIKVVNGGKKAETEIIRYFLHKTKEAQKALKHEYNESELVANFDFVANERKELTTEEVFDNLVDELGAMYFKATDDGSMSFADVDNELRGERFIKHLNFENVLEELMNETELSEEEMIEKLRRKVWTRWCKKIEQGEKNFIKNFDKYRDKQTILICGLGGTGKTTLAKEIAMLETDWNESKAFRVGGRGTFLDGLTPRHDVITFDDKRSYEILEGLGGRGTMLTFFDPHPTETQKFNIKYSSVTPYFDLAIVTTVEVPCQFLNGLAGTFVDKTGSFREAEDSGQIYRRFSKIVRISRRKLEIYISADRANAVADLNLYGKKRDEKKREELLEFYKFTFKNYYDLTEAIERKKEKKKCDITVVQDLLKFTEEEFVKKYKKYDKKNGNWEYIRFDASFVSNDDEDGEYKVEYKVQHLDGEEIIFYGEDDEAFPF is encoded by the coding sequence ATGAACAAGAAAATAAAACAAGAAAAACAAGAAAAAGAAAAAAAAACAGACAGTAAAGGCAGGAGATACAGAAATTTTAAAATAGTTCAGTTTTTACAAAACAATCAAACTGGAGAAAAATTACTTGATGTTGAAAAATTTCATAAAATGCTAGCGATGTCAAAGAAAGTAAGCAAGTATGCTTTTATTCTACACGATAAAGATTGCTTAACGTATTTTCAAGGTGGAGAATGTAAATATTATAAAGATGAGTTAGGAAACAAAGTTAAGAAAGAAAAACACATTCATTGTTATATTGCTTTTAAAAATGCTTGCACGGTCAAAAGTATATCAAAAGCACTCGGAATTCCAGAAGGGCTGATTAAAGTTGTCAACGGTGGAAAGAAAGCGGAAACGGAAATAATAAGATACTTTCTACATAAAACGAAAGAAGCACAAAAGGCTTTGAAACATGAATATAATGAAAGTGAACTTGTAGCGAATTTTGATTTTGTTGCAAATGAAAGAAAAGAATTAACAACAGAAGAAGTTTTTGATAATCTAGTTGACGAACTTGGTGCTATGTATTTCAAAGCAACAGATGACGGATCAATGTCTTTTGCTGACGTGGACAATGAATTGAGGGGTGAACGTTTTATAAAACATTTAAATTTTGAGAACGTGCTTGAAGAATTAATGAATGAAACAGAACTTAGCGAAGAAGAAATGATTGAAAAATTACGTAGAAAAGTTTGGACTCGATGGTGCAAGAAAATAGAGCAAGGAGAAAAGAACTTTATTAAGAATTTCGATAAGTATAGAGATAAACAAACGATCCTAATCTGCGGACTAGGCGGAACTGGAAAAACTACACTTGCAAAAGAAATTGCAATGCTCGAAACAGATTGGAATGAGAGCAAGGCGTTTAGAGTCGGTGGACGTGGGACATTTTTGGACGGATTAACGCCAAGACACGACGTTATAACATTTGATGATAAACGTTCCTATGAAATATTGGAGGGACTTGGCGGACGTGGAACTATGTTGACATTTTTTGATCCACATCCGACTGAAACACAAAAATTTAATATTAAGTACAGTTCTGTAACTCCATACTTTGACCTTGCGATTGTAACAACTGTTGAAGTTCCTTGCCAGTTCCTTAACGGATTGGCAGGAACATTTGTTGACAAAACAGGAAGTTTTAGAGAAGCGGAAGATTCAGGACAAATTTACAGAAGATTTTCAAAAATCGTGAGAATTTCAAGAAGAAAACTTGAGATTTATATTTCTGCTGATAGAGCAAATGCCGTTGCGGATCTAAATTTATATGGAAAAAAACGTGATGAAAAGAAACGTGAAGAATTGCTTGAATTTTATAAATTTACATTCAAGAACTACTATGATTTAACAGAAGCGATAGAAAGAAAAAAAGAAAAGAAAAAATGCGACATAACAGTAGTTCAAGACTTATTGAAATTTACAGAAGAAGAATTTGTAAAGAAATATAAAAAATATGACAAGAAAAACGGAAACTGGGAATATATAAGATTTGACGCAAGTTTTGTCAGCAATGACGACGAAGATGGAGAATATAAAGTAGAATATAAAGTACAACATTTGGACGGAGAAGAAATAATTTTTTATGGAGAAGATGACGAAGCATTTCCGTTTTAA
- a CDS encoding tyrosine-type recombinase/integrase — protein MENEIIVLGNNDEIFAEAEIVEVKEFFDEKKTKKKIKYLSEDEFLHLKRVLDETENLELKAIIMLQYALALRVNEVLQLRFSDITMRTDRKTAKNYYIVNASNSKQKSEINKTKELRISNEVAMLVMTVLNKYQLKKNDFICRTGKGKVMTERNYNKYLKKIFAIAGLSKDKAHSHVFRHSRAIHLLNAGLNLAQVKKVLGHISILNTMIYTNYSNYDINKALADVDGN, from the coding sequence ATGGAAAATGAAATTATTGTTTTAGGAAATAATGATGAAATTTTTGCGGAAGCGGAAATTGTGGAAGTAAAAGAATTTTTTGACGAAAAGAAAACAAAGAAAAAAATAAAATACTTGTCAGAAGATGAGTTTTTACATTTAAAAAGAGTTTTAGACGAAACTGAAAATTTGGAACTTAAAGCGATTATAATGCTACAATATGCTCTAGCTTTAAGAGTGAATGAAGTATTGCAATTAAGATTTTCAGACATTACGATGCGAACAGATAGAAAAACTGCAAAAAATTATTATATTGTCAATGCTTCAAACTCTAAACAAAAAAGTGAAATCAATAAGACAAAAGAACTGAGAATAAGTAATGAAGTCGCAATGCTCGTGATGACTGTATTAAATAAATATCAATTGAAAAAGAATGATTTTATTTGTCGCACTGGAAAAGGAAAAGTAATGACAGAGCGAAATTATAACAAATATCTTAAAAAGATTTTTGCGATTGCAGGACTGTCAAAAGATAAAGCACATAGCCACGTTTTTAGACATAGCAGGGCGATCCATTTGTTGAACGCAGGCTTGAATTTGGCTCAAGTTAAAAAAGTTTTAGGACACATTTCAATTTTAAATACAATGATTTATACAAATTATAGTAACTACGACATAAACAAGGCATTGGCGGACGTGGACGGAAATTAA